In Quercus lobata isolate SW786 unplaced genomic scaffold, ValleyOak3.0 Primary Assembly Scq3eQI_2012, whole genome shotgun sequence, one genomic interval encodes:
- the LOC115973355 gene encoding uncharacterized protein LOC115973355, producing MWFVGGLFSRSRTATSSGSGSGRLMNMMSSSLVRHFSRKRGENLRKINPKVAPQEASNIAQDLYRLINQRGPLTISNAWIQAQESGISGLNSKTHLKLMLKWMRGRKMLKLFCNQIGSNKKFLLCTLPEDPQIAQFIKNSELKSQTEKPSIKRKRKQKK from the exons ATGTGGTTCGTCGGCGGACTGTTTAGTAGGAGTAGGACTGCTACTAGTAGTGGTAGTGGTAGTGGTAGGTTGATGAATATGATGAGTAGTAGTCTGGTGAGGCATTTCTCTCGAAAAAGGGGGGAGAATCTTCGGAAGATAAATCCGAAGGTGGCGCCACAGGAGGCATCTAACATAGCTCAAGACCTCTACCGTCTCATCAACCAACGCGGCCCTCTCACCATCTCTAATGCTTGGATTCAAGCCCAG GAATCTGGTATTAGTGGATTGAACAGCAAGACACACTTGAAGCTAATGCTCAAATGGATGAGGGGGAGGAAGATGCTGAAGCTGTTCTGCAACCAAATTGGTTCCAACAAGAAATTTCTGCTATGTACTTTGCCAGAAGACCCTCAAATTGCACAGTTTATTAAAAACTCAGAACTGAAATCGCAGACTGAGAAGCCTTCCataaagaggaagagaaagcaaaagaaataa